A genomic region of Elaeis guineensis isolate ETL-2024a chromosome 9, EG11, whole genome shotgun sequence contains the following coding sequences:
- the LOC105051576 gene encoding monooxygenase 1 isoform X3 produces the protein MELRRKAIPLTEIRDMWLHKNKMQVTSCRKEALRCLKRSDLIESLAKNLPVGSIRFGCQIVAVELDPLSSFPILYANDGATIKAKVLIGCDGSNSVVAKSLGLQAPKVCPISAVRAFTSYSDGHSFDSHFIRLSGDGVLLGRVPVDEKLVYWFVSVLCPSQDVQKDHELIKKVTLETLKEFPTEVIEMVKHCDSSSLSLTHIWYRAPWHLFFANFWQRTMTVAGDAMHVMGPFLGQGGSAGLEDAIVLARCIVQEMPMGPEGATSDREMVKRIGRALSKYVNERRLRIMRLSTQSYLTGSVIMASSWVKKLVCLAILIVFLRSGSLSHSNYDCGSL, from the exons ATGGAATTACGGAGAAAAGCTATCCCTCTAACAGA GATACGAGATATGTGGCTCCACAAGAACAAGATGCAAGTAACTTCATGCAG GAAAGAAGCACTGAGATGCTTGAAAAGGAGCGATCTGATTGAAAGCTTGGCTAAGAATTTGCCTGTCGGATCAATTCGTTTTGGGTGCCAAATTGTAGCGGTTGAATTAGATCCCCTCAGTTCCTTCCCTATTCTATATGCTAATGATGGTGCTACTATTAAAGCTAAA GTCCTAATTGGTTGTGATGGATCAAATTCAGTTGTTGCAAAATCATTAGGATTACAGGCCCCAAAGGTTTGTCCAATATCTGCTGTGCGAGCTTTTACTAGCTATTCAGATGGTCACAGCTTCGACAGCCATTTTATCCGGCTGAGTGGTGACGGTGTCCTCTTGGGAAGGGTCCCGGTTGATGAAAAGCTAGTCTATTGGTTTGTCAGTGTGTTGTGTCCTTCTCAAG ATGTCCAGAAGGATCATGAGCTCATAAAAAAAGTCACGTTGGAGACATTAAAAGAATTTCCTACTGAGGTGATTGAAATGGTGAAACATTGTGATAGCAGTTCATTGAGCCTCACACATATCTGGTATCGAGCTCCATGGCACTTGTTCTTTGCAAACTTCTGGCAACGCACCATGACAGTTGCAGGGGATGCAATGCATGTTATGGGCCCATTCCTCGGCCAAGGAGGTAGTGCCGGCTTAGAAGATGCAATTGTGCTTGCTAGATGCATAGTTCAAGAGATGCCAATGGGTCCAGAAGGTGCAACCAGTGATCGAGAGATGGTTAAGAGAATAGGAAGAGCATTGAGTAAATATGTGAATGAAAGGAGGCTGAGGATAATGAGGTTATCTACTCAGTCTTATCTTACAGGATCAGTGATCATGGCATCATCATGGGTAAAGAAGCTGGTATGTCTTGCCATACTGATTGTTTTCCTGAGAAGTGGATCGCTTAGCCACAGTAATTACGATTGTGGCTCTCTTTAG
- the LOC105051576 gene encoding monooxygenase 1 isoform X2 — translation MGSKEEHHDIVIVGGGICGLATALALHRIRDMWLHKNKMQVTSCRKEALRCLKRSDLIESLAKNLPVGSIRFGCQIVAVELDPLSSFPILYANDGATIKAKVLIGCDGSNSVVAKSLGLQAPKVCPISAVRAFTSYSDGHSFDSHFIRLSGDGVLLGRVPVDEKLVYWFVSVLCPSQDVQKDHELIKKVTLETLKEFPTEVIEMVKHCDSSSLSLTHIWYRAPWHLFFANFWQRTMTVAGDAMHVMGPFLGQGGSAGLEDAIVLARCIVQEMPMGPEGATSDREMVKRIGRALSKYVNERRLRIMRLSTQSYLTGSVIMASSWVKKLVCLAILIVFLRSGSLSHSNYDCGSL, via the exons atgGGCTCAAAGGAGGAGCATCATGACATTGTCATAGTGGGTGGAGGAATCTGTGGTCTTGCCACTGCCTTAGCTCTTCACCG GATACGAGATATGTGGCTCCACAAGAACAAGATGCAAGTAACTTCATGCAG GAAAGAAGCACTGAGATGCTTGAAAAGGAGCGATCTGATTGAAAGCTTGGCTAAGAATTTGCCTGTCGGATCAATTCGTTTTGGGTGCCAAATTGTAGCGGTTGAATTAGATCCCCTCAGTTCCTTCCCTATTCTATATGCTAATGATGGTGCTACTATTAAAGCTAAA GTCCTAATTGGTTGTGATGGATCAAATTCAGTTGTTGCAAAATCATTAGGATTACAGGCCCCAAAGGTTTGTCCAATATCTGCTGTGCGAGCTTTTACTAGCTATTCAGATGGTCACAGCTTCGACAGCCATTTTATCCGGCTGAGTGGTGACGGTGTCCTCTTGGGAAGGGTCCCGGTTGATGAAAAGCTAGTCTATTGGTTTGTCAGTGTGTTGTGTCCTTCTCAAG ATGTCCAGAAGGATCATGAGCTCATAAAAAAAGTCACGTTGGAGACATTAAAAGAATTTCCTACTGAGGTGATTGAAATGGTGAAACATTGTGATAGCAGTTCATTGAGCCTCACACATATCTGGTATCGAGCTCCATGGCACTTGTTCTTTGCAAACTTCTGGCAACGCACCATGACAGTTGCAGGGGATGCAATGCATGTTATGGGCCCATTCCTCGGCCAAGGAGGTAGTGCCGGCTTAGAAGATGCAATTGTGCTTGCTAGATGCATAGTTCAAGAGATGCCAATGGGTCCAGAAGGTGCAACCAGTGATCGAGAGATGGTTAAGAGAATAGGAAGAGCATTGAGTAAATATGTGAATGAAAGGAGGCTGAGGATAATGAGGTTATCTACTCAGTCTTATCTTACAGGATCAGTGATCATGGCATCATCATGGGTAAAGAAGCTGGTATGTCTTGCCATACTGATTGTTTTCCTGAGAAGTGGATCGCTTAGCCACAGTAATTACGATTGTGGCTCTCTTTAG
- the LOC105051576 gene encoding monooxygenase 1 isoform X4 translates to MGSKEEHHDIVIVGGGICGLATALALHRKEALRCLKRSDLIESLAKNLPVGSIRFGCQIVAVELDPLSSFPILYANDGATIKAKVLIGCDGSNSVVAKSLGLQAPKVCPISAVRAFTSYSDGHSFDSHFIRLSGDGVLLGRVPVDEKLVYWFVSVLCPSQDVQKDHELIKKVTLETLKEFPTEVIEMVKHCDSSSLSLTHIWYRAPWHLFFANFWQRTMTVAGDAMHVMGPFLGQGGSAGLEDAIVLARCIVQEMPMGPEGATSDREMVKRIGRALSKYVNERRLRIMRLSTQSYLTGSVIMASSWVKKLVCLAILIVFLRSGSLSHSNYDCGSL, encoded by the exons atgGGCTCAAAGGAGGAGCATCATGACATTGTCATAGTGGGTGGAGGAATCTGTGGTCTTGCCACTGCCTTAGCTCTTCACCG GAAAGAAGCACTGAGATGCTTGAAAAGGAGCGATCTGATTGAAAGCTTGGCTAAGAATTTGCCTGTCGGATCAATTCGTTTTGGGTGCCAAATTGTAGCGGTTGAATTAGATCCCCTCAGTTCCTTCCCTATTCTATATGCTAATGATGGTGCTACTATTAAAGCTAAA GTCCTAATTGGTTGTGATGGATCAAATTCAGTTGTTGCAAAATCATTAGGATTACAGGCCCCAAAGGTTTGTCCAATATCTGCTGTGCGAGCTTTTACTAGCTATTCAGATGGTCACAGCTTCGACAGCCATTTTATCCGGCTGAGTGGTGACGGTGTCCTCTTGGGAAGGGTCCCGGTTGATGAAAAGCTAGTCTATTGGTTTGTCAGTGTGTTGTGTCCTTCTCAAG ATGTCCAGAAGGATCATGAGCTCATAAAAAAAGTCACGTTGGAGACATTAAAAGAATTTCCTACTGAGGTGATTGAAATGGTGAAACATTGTGATAGCAGTTCATTGAGCCTCACACATATCTGGTATCGAGCTCCATGGCACTTGTTCTTTGCAAACTTCTGGCAACGCACCATGACAGTTGCAGGGGATGCAATGCATGTTATGGGCCCATTCCTCGGCCAAGGAGGTAGTGCCGGCTTAGAAGATGCAATTGTGCTTGCTAGATGCATAGTTCAAGAGATGCCAATGGGTCCAGAAGGTGCAACCAGTGATCGAGAGATGGTTAAGAGAATAGGAAGAGCATTGAGTAAATATGTGAATGAAAGGAGGCTGAGGATAATGAGGTTATCTACTCAGTCTTATCTTACAGGATCAGTGATCATGGCATCATCATGGGTAAAGAAGCTGGTATGTCTTGCCATACTGATTGTTTTCCTGAGAAGTGGATCGCTTAGCCACAGTAATTACGATTGTGGCTCTCTTTAG
- the LOC105051576 gene encoding monooxygenase 1 isoform X1, with product MGSKEEHHDIVIVGGGICGLATALALHRKGINSLVLEKFDTLRTSGAAIGVFINGWHALDQLGVGMELRRKAIPLTEIRDMWLHKNKMQVTSCRKEALRCLKRSDLIESLAKNLPVGSIRFGCQIVAVELDPLSSFPILYANDGATIKAKVLIGCDGSNSVVAKSLGLQAPKVCPISAVRAFTSYSDGHSFDSHFIRLSGDGVLLGRVPVDEKLVYWFVSVLCPSQDVQKDHELIKKVTLETLKEFPTEVIEMVKHCDSSSLSLTHIWYRAPWHLFFANFWQRTMTVAGDAMHVMGPFLGQGGSAGLEDAIVLARCIVQEMPMGPEGATSDREMVKRIGRALSKYVNERRLRIMRLSTQSYLTGSVIMASSWVKKLVCLAILIVFLRSGSLSHSNYDCGSL from the exons atgGGCTCAAAGGAGGAGCATCATGACATTGTCATAGTGGGTGGAGGAATCTGTGGTCTTGCCACTGCCTTAGCTCTTCACCG GAAAGGAATAAACAGTCTTGTTCTAGAGAAATTCGATACCCTACGGACTTCAGGGGCAGCGATTGGTGTTTTCATCAATGGTTGGCATGCACTTGACCAACTTGGGGTTGGTATGGAATTACGGAGAAAAGCTATCCCTCTAACAGA GATACGAGATATGTGGCTCCACAAGAACAAGATGCAAGTAACTTCATGCAG GAAAGAAGCACTGAGATGCTTGAAAAGGAGCGATCTGATTGAAAGCTTGGCTAAGAATTTGCCTGTCGGATCAATTCGTTTTGGGTGCCAAATTGTAGCGGTTGAATTAGATCCCCTCAGTTCCTTCCCTATTCTATATGCTAATGATGGTGCTACTATTAAAGCTAAA GTCCTAATTGGTTGTGATGGATCAAATTCAGTTGTTGCAAAATCATTAGGATTACAGGCCCCAAAGGTTTGTCCAATATCTGCTGTGCGAGCTTTTACTAGCTATTCAGATGGTCACAGCTTCGACAGCCATTTTATCCGGCTGAGTGGTGACGGTGTCCTCTTGGGAAGGGTCCCGGTTGATGAAAAGCTAGTCTATTGGTTTGTCAGTGTGTTGTGTCCTTCTCAAG ATGTCCAGAAGGATCATGAGCTCATAAAAAAAGTCACGTTGGAGACATTAAAAGAATTTCCTACTGAGGTGATTGAAATGGTGAAACATTGTGATAGCAGTTCATTGAGCCTCACACATATCTGGTATCGAGCTCCATGGCACTTGTTCTTTGCAAACTTCTGGCAACGCACCATGACAGTTGCAGGGGATGCAATGCATGTTATGGGCCCATTCCTCGGCCAAGGAGGTAGTGCCGGCTTAGAAGATGCAATTGTGCTTGCTAGATGCATAGTTCAAGAGATGCCAATGGGTCCAGAAGGTGCAACCAGTGATCGAGAGATGGTTAAGAGAATAGGAAGAGCATTGAGTAAATATGTGAATGAAAGGAGGCTGAGGATAATGAGGTTATCTACTCAGTCTTATCTTACAGGATCAGTGATCATGGCATCATCATGGGTAAAGAAGCTGGTATGTCTTGCCATACTGATTGTTTTCCTGAGAAGTGGATCGCTTAGCCACAGTAATTACGATTGTGGCTCTCTTTAG